In Erwinia sp. SLM-02, one genomic interval encodes:
- a CDS encoding J domain-containing protein yields the protein MNEWSVLGIDPTRDESEIRRAYVKQLKQHRPDRDPEGYQRLREAWEQAKQYAASEPGELAGFGFQVQPGETGLTLVLDDGADFSGKDDDAARDDTAITDEDAEDIPLPPPAYSIKEINRLADRLLESEQGMAQLEETWLRVAANGSLLQQQQFHQQLAQALVDRPGLTDERLMHLSDVLGWGLDGYDDTRLLSGRLVWQLNRAARRTAMGASWQALLNSAGDSWRKKRMVALITGSEEKMPLWARLIPNFLADMSRQVDELCTRYPELTDRINPMVLQYSQEKCFQGTPFEEKHVALSWAGVYLLLFWGVVINRSAVEAHPTWPVLTLSGVLILFYLYGHDLVFQTLRRWQIALGVWLLIEGILSALVVALFLVLMHFGLPKLLGNRSELAGLLEIMLALIVLSGVWRIRERGVPVICLPGKLVNWLLSAPWNAPRAIPSRLLGAITGLIVYFGSCAVMYKFFKLANNFLEH from the coding sequence ATGAACGAATGGAGCGTACTGGGGATCGATCCGACCCGCGACGAGAGTGAGATTCGCCGCGCCTATGTGAAGCAGCTGAAGCAGCACCGCCCGGATCGCGATCCTGAAGGTTATCAGCGGCTGCGCGAGGCATGGGAGCAGGCGAAGCAGTATGCCGCCAGCGAGCCGGGAGAGCTGGCCGGTTTTGGTTTTCAGGTTCAGCCCGGGGAAACGGGCTTAACGCTGGTGCTTGATGATGGCGCGGACTTCAGCGGAAAGGACGACGATGCTGCGCGTGATGACACGGCAATCACCGACGAGGACGCGGAAGATATCCCTCTGCCGCCGCCTGCCTACAGCATAAAGGAAATCAACCGGCTGGCGGACCGGCTGCTGGAGTCGGAGCAGGGTATGGCGCAGCTGGAGGAAACCTGGCTGCGGGTTGCGGCTAACGGCTCGCTGTTGCAGCAGCAGCAGTTTCATCAGCAGCTGGCGCAGGCGCTGGTTGACCGACCGGGGCTGACCGACGAACGGTTGATGCATCTCTCGGACGTACTCGGCTGGGGGCTGGACGGTTACGATGACACCCGTCTGCTGTCGGGTCGCCTGGTGTGGCAGCTCAACCGGGCCGCTCGTCGCACGGCAATGGGGGCAAGCTGGCAGGCGCTGCTGAACTCCGCCGGGGATTCCTGGCGCAAAAAACGGATGGTGGCTCTGATAACCGGCAGCGAGGAGAAAATGCCGCTGTGGGCAAGGCTGATCCCCAATTTTCTCGCCGATATGAGCAGGCAGGTGGATGAACTGTGCACCCGCTATCCCGAGCTGACCGACCGCATCAATCCGATGGTGTTGCAGTACAGTCAGGAAAAGTGCTTTCAGGGAACGCCCTTTGAAGAAAAGCACGTTGCCCTGAGCTGGGCCGGCGTGTATCTGCTGCTGTTCTGGGGCGTGGTCATTAACCGCAGTGCGGTTGAGGCGCATCCCACCTGGCCAGTGCTGACGCTGAGCGGCGTACTGATCCTGTTCTATCTCTACGGCCACGATCTGGTTTTCCAAACGCTGCGGCGCTGGCAGATCGCGTTAGGCGTCTGGCTACTGATTGAAGGCATACTCTCGGCCCTGGTGGTTGCCCTCTTTTTAGTGCTGATGCATTTTGGCCTGCCGAAGCTGCTGGGCAACCGGTCAGAGCTGGCGGGCCTGCTAGAAATCATGCTGGCGCTGATTGTGCTCAGCGGGGTATGGCGCATCCGCGAGCGCGGCGTGCCCGTTATCTGCCTGCCGGGTAAGCTGGTCAACTGGCTGCTGTCCGCGCCGTGGAACGCACCGCGTGCGATACCGTCACGCCTGCTGGGGGCGATTACCGGGCTGATCGTCTATTTTGGCAGCTGCGCCGTGATGTATAAGTTTTTCAAGCTGGCCAATAACTTTCTGGAGCATTAA
- a CDS encoding DUF3828 domain-containing protein, translating into MKKWLLMLIAPIFAFQAMAAEHNADPHSTSVAFYSWYLTALSKEESPIDEHDPLLNEYVTQRLLQKINLLIKSPEGMDDDYFLQDQDYSDGWVNNVSVSDFTLNGNRAFGDVTLGRDPTDQQHLLVTLVHEHDGWKIDDVQQEPAAGTAQPPAG; encoded by the coding sequence ATGAAAAAGTGGTTATTGATGCTAATTGCCCCGATCTTCGCCTTTCAGGCGATGGCGGCAGAGCATAATGCCGATCCGCACAGTACCAGCGTGGCCTTCTACAGCTGGTATCTGACGGCGCTGAGCAAAGAAGAAAGCCCGATTGATGAGCACGATCCGCTGCTGAATGAGTACGTGACCCAGCGGCTGCTGCAGAAAATAAATCTGCTGATTAAAAGCCCGGAAGGCATGGATGATGATTATTTTCTGCAGGATCAGGACTACAGCGACGGCTGGGTGAATAACGTCAGCGTCAGCGATTTCACCCTCAACGGCAATCGTGCCTTTGGTGACGTCACCCTCGGGCGCGATCCGACCGATCAACAGCATCTGCTGGTCACGCTGGTGCACGAGCACGACGGCTGGAAGATTGATGACGTGCAGCAGGAACCGGCTGCCGGCACCGCTCAGCCGCCCGCCGGTTGA
- a CDS encoding LacI family DNA-binding transcriptional regulator produces MTTRAKMHHKTTANDVAKRAGVSKWTVSRAFTPGASVSDRSREKVLAAASELGYRPNLLARSLSKKKTNIIGVVIDELKNPHLMMLLDAVTRQLQRRGCMALTLNITPGENYTSVMTMADQLQVDGILFLGTLLTDELIAVANDMLHIPLVQVCRNNDAEDIDVVNINGHQAGRDIASLLMQQGYRRFGYIRGPDTHNDHLQRMQGYSGRLQEGGLRSDVLLTAGHYDRHSGYRAMADYLQSVPAEQRVDALFCENDILALGALEALRLAGHQGDIAIVGFDDIDEAAAEGWQLTTFSQRIDLLIAEALNRLIDDRATPEGEWRKGEIRIRRSHLKNRLK; encoded by the coding sequence ATGACCACTAGAGCAAAAATGCACCATAAAACCACCGCGAACGACGTCGCCAAACGGGCGGGCGTCTCGAAATGGACGGTTTCACGCGCTTTTACGCCGGGCGCATCCGTTTCCGATCGCTCGCGCGAGAAGGTCCTGGCCGCGGCAAGCGAGCTGGGCTACCGGCCAAACCTGCTGGCGCGCAGCCTGTCGAAGAAGAAAACCAACATCATCGGTGTGGTTATCGACGAGTTGAAAAACCCGCATCTGATGATGCTGCTTGACGCCGTTACCCGCCAGCTCCAGCGCCGCGGCTGCATGGCGCTGACGCTGAATATTACCCCGGGCGAAAACTACACCTCGGTGATGACCATGGCCGACCAGCTGCAGGTGGACGGGATCCTGTTTCTCGGCACGCTGTTAACCGATGAGCTGATCGCCGTGGCCAACGATATGCTGCATATTCCGCTGGTGCAGGTGTGCCGCAACAACGACGCGGAAGATATCGACGTGGTCAATATCAACGGTCACCAGGCGGGGCGCGATATTGCCAGCCTGCTGATGCAGCAGGGATATCGGCGTTTCGGTTACATCAGAGGGCCGGACACCCACAACGATCATCTACAGCGAATGCAGGGCTACAGCGGCCGACTGCAGGAGGGGGGATTGCGTTCCGATGTGCTGCTGACCGCCGGGCATTACGATCGGCATTCGGGCTATCGGGCGATGGCCGACTATCTGCAGTCGGTGCCCGCAGAGCAGCGGGTAGATGCGCTGTTTTGTGAGAACGATATTCTGGCGCTGGGCGCGCTGGAAGCGCTGCGGCTGGCCGGTCATCAGGGTGATATTGCCATTGTCGGCTTTGATGACATCGATGAAGCCGCCGCCGAGGGCTGGCAGCTAACCACCTTCAGCCAGCGGATTGATTTGCTGATCGCCGAGGCGCTTAACCGGCTGATTGACGATCGGGCAACGCCGGAAGGGGAGTGGCGCAAAGGTGAAATTCGCATCCGGCGATCCCATCTGAAGAATCGCCTGAAATAG
- the gdhA gene encoding NADP-specific glutamate dehydrogenase produces the protein MKGFNSLESFLTSVQQRDPNQPEYLQAVREVFTSLWPFLEQNPQYQEQGLLERLVEPERAIQFRVAWTDDRGQVQVNRAWRVQFSSAIGPFKGGMRFHPSVNLSILKFLGFEQTFKNALTTLPMGGGKGGSDFNPKGKSNAEVMRFCQALMTELYRHLGPDTDVPAGDIGVGGREVGFMSGMMKKLSNNTSCVFTGKGLTFGGSLIRPEATGYGLVYFTDAMLKRHGLGFEGSRVAVSGAGNVAQYAIEKALELGARVVTASDSGGTVVDEEGFTTEKLAHLAEIKNVRYGTVEDYARERNLVYLAGQQPWSVPVDIALPCATQNELDLPAAKQLIANGVKAVAEGANMPTTIAATDAFLDAGVLFAPGKAANAGGVATSGLEMAQNAARLSWKAEKVDIRLQHIMLDIHHACVEHGGEGKQTHYVHGANIAGFVKVADAMLAQGVL, from the coding sequence ATGAAAGGTTTTAACTCTCTGGAGTCGTTTCTAACCTCCGTCCAACAGCGTGACCCTAATCAACCGGAATACCTGCAGGCGGTACGTGAAGTCTTTACCTCTCTGTGGCCGTTTCTGGAACAGAACCCGCAGTATCAGGAGCAGGGACTGCTGGAGCGTTTGGTGGAACCAGAGCGAGCCATTCAGTTTCGCGTAGCCTGGACCGACGATCGCGGCCAGGTACAGGTGAACCGCGCATGGCGCGTACAGTTCAGCTCTGCCATTGGGCCTTTCAAAGGCGGCATGCGCTTCCATCCTTCTGTAAACCTGTCCATTCTGAAGTTCCTCGGCTTTGAACAAACCTTTAAAAATGCCCTGACCACGCTGCCTATGGGCGGGGGCAAAGGCGGTTCTGACTTCAATCCGAAAGGCAAAAGCAACGCGGAAGTGATGCGCTTCTGCCAGGCGTTGATGACCGAACTGTATCGCCATCTGGGTCCGGACACCGATGTGCCGGCGGGCGATATCGGCGTGGGCGGCCGTGAAGTGGGCTTTATGTCCGGGATGATGAAAAAGCTGTCTAACAACACCAGCTGCGTGTTCACCGGTAAGGGCCTGACGTTCGGCGGCAGCCTGATCCGCCCTGAAGCCACCGGCTATGGCCTGGTGTACTTCACCGATGCGATGCTCAAGCGTCACGGTCTGGGCTTCGAAGGCAGCCGCGTTGCCGTGTCCGGTGCCGGTAACGTGGCACAGTACGCCATTGAGAAGGCGCTGGAGCTGGGCGCCCGCGTGGTGACCGCTTCCGATTCCGGCGGTACCGTGGTGGATGAAGAAGGCTTCACCACCGAGAAGCTGGCACATCTGGCCGAGATCAAAAACGTGCGCTACGGCACCGTGGAAGATTACGCCCGCGAACGCAACCTGGTTTACCTCGCCGGCCAGCAGCCGTGGAGCGTGCCGGTGGATATCGCGCTGCCGTGCGCCACGCAGAACGAACTGGATCTGCCTGCCGCTAAGCAGCTGATTGCCAACGGCGTGAAGGCCGTTGCCGAAGGCGCGAACATGCCAACCACCATCGCGGCAACCGACGCCTTCCTGGATGCGGGCGTGCTGTTTGCACCGGGCAAAGCGGCTAACGCCGGTGGCGTGGCAACGTCGGGTCTGGAGATGGCACAGAACGCCGCGCGTCTGAGCTGGAAGGCTGAGAAAGTGGATATCCGCCTGCAGCACATCATGCTGGATATTCACCACGCCTGCGTTGAGCACGGCGGCGAAGGCAAGCAGACTCACTACGTTCACGGTGCAAACATCGCGGGCTTCGTGAAAGTGGCCGATGCCATGCTGGCGCAGGGCGTGCTGTAA
- a CDS encoding alpha/beta fold hydrolase: MTALVLLPGLMCDAGLWQSLLPQLEVAGPLTFGDLSQGESIEEMAASVLECCPPEFVLVGFSMGGFVAREIARRVPHRVRGLVLIATSSAADTPMQSQFKATVAGGLQQDSGPFRGLSHRAIKLSLGQQHENDPQLVQQILDMSLRLGRETWIRQLLMARNSDSQLLGDIRCPTLVVAAADDRMRNLAESQALCEAIPHAEFRLVEDSGHMLPFEQPQRLAAILSEWMNSRITRR; the protein is encoded by the coding sequence ATGACTGCGCTGGTATTACTGCCCGGGCTTATGTGCGATGCCGGGCTGTGGCAAAGCCTTTTGCCGCAGCTGGAGGTGGCAGGCCCGCTGACCTTTGGCGATCTGTCGCAGGGAGAATCGATTGAGGAGATGGCCGCGAGCGTGCTGGAGTGCTGCCCGCCGGAGTTCGTGCTGGTGGGCTTTTCAATGGGCGGTTTTGTCGCCCGCGAGATTGCCCGCCGGGTGCCGCATCGCGTGCGGGGGCTGGTGCTGATTGCCACCTCCAGCGCGGCAGACACCCCGATGCAGTCGCAGTTTAAAGCGACCGTCGCCGGGGGGCTTCAACAGGACAGCGGCCCGTTTCGCGGACTGAGCCACCGGGCGATCAAACTGTCGCTGGGCCAGCAACACGAGAACGATCCACAGCTGGTGCAGCAGATCCTCGATATGAGCCTGCGGCTGGGGCGGGAAACCTGGATCCGCCAGCTGCTGATGGCCCGCAACAGCGACAGCCAGCTGCTGGGTGACATTCGCTGCCCGACGCTGGTGGTGGCCGCCGCTGACGATCGCATGCGTAACCTGGCGGAGTCGCAGGCGCTCTGTGAGGCGATCCCTCACGCGGAATTCCGGCTGGTGGAAGATTCCGGCCATATGCTGCCGTTTGAACAGCCGCAGCGGCTGGCGGCCATCCTTTCCGAATGGATGAACAGCCGCATCACCCGCCGATAA
- a CDS encoding substrate-binding domain-containing protein — MKNIKVLLLMFCSLFMFQAQAKSYQVGVALANFDLNFVSILRTQMIGELKNQGMNGQFSDAKGDVALQIQQVDDFINQGVDAIILNPVDTQGVKPAMDAAKRAGIPLIFVNRKPEVKLEGMQAYVGSDSALSGRMQMEELAKKMNYKGNVAILMGALSTEEARERTRAVEEVIAKHKDMKVIEKQSAKWQRNEAVDVTSSWLLNGTAIDGIAANNDEMAIGAIMALNQAKRSNIAVAGIDGTPDGLQFIKNGEMAVTIFQDAKGQAIGSVKVTKAMLEKQPTEAYNWIPYEVVTKQNYASFAERNAK; from the coding sequence ATGAAAAATATCAAAGTGCTGCTGTTGATGTTCTGTTCGCTGTTTATGTTCCAGGCCCAGGCCAAAAGCTATCAGGTCGGCGTGGCCCTGGCGAATTTCGATTTAAACTTCGTTTCCATACTGCGCACGCAAATGATTGGCGAACTCAAAAATCAGGGAATGAACGGCCAGTTCTCCGATGCCAAAGGTGACGTGGCGTTACAGATCCAGCAGGTGGACGATTTTATCAACCAGGGGGTGGATGCGATTATCCTCAACCCGGTGGATACCCAGGGCGTGAAACCGGCGATGGATGCCGCCAAACGTGCCGGTATTCCGCTGATCTTTGTTAACCGCAAGCCGGAAGTGAAGCTCGAAGGCATGCAGGCCTACGTCGGATCCGACTCGGCGCTCAGCGGACGGATGCAGATGGAAGAGCTGGCGAAAAAAATGAACTACAAGGGCAACGTGGCCATCCTGATGGGTGCGCTTTCCACCGAAGAAGCCCGCGAGCGTACCCGCGCGGTTGAAGAGGTAATTGCAAAGCATAAAGATATGAAAGTTATCGAAAAACAGAGCGCAAAATGGCAGCGTAACGAAGCGGTTGACGTCACCTCCAGCTGGCTGCTGAACGGCACGGCGATCGACGGTATTGCCGCCAACAACGACGAAATGGCCATCGGCGCGATTATGGCGCTGAACCAGGCGAAGCGCAGCAATATCGCGGTCGCGGGTATCGACGGCACCCCCGACGGACTGCAGTTTATCAAAAATGGCGAAATGGCCGTGACCATCTTCCAGGACGCAAAAGGCCAGGCTATCGGGTCGGTCAAAGTGACCAAAGCGATGCTGGAAAAACAGCCAACGGAAGCCTACAACTGGATCCCTTACGAAGTCGTGACCAAACAGAACTACGCCAGCTTTGCCGAGAGAAATGCGAAGTAA
- the dld gene encoding D-lactate dehydrogenase, protein MQHANTLQQLAVVVGADGLITDSYQKAYYCKGFRVGHGDALAVVLPASLAQLWQALKVCQQNDVIILMQASNTGVTGGSTPHGDDYDRPVVIISTRKIKGVQVIDEAQQIIAFPGSTLTELEESLKPFGKEPHSVIGSSCIGASVVGGICNNSGGSLLQRGPAFTEKSLFARITDDGQLELVNHLGIDLGTDPEEMIARLESGDYTTGTAADWEGKIWADDYASVIKDVDAVTPTRFNGNPQYLHDSAGCAGKVIVFAVRLATFDATPQEDTFYIGTNDEQVLLELRRYLIESLEQLPIQAEYIHRNAFRLTLRYARHMLLSIKRLGPSALPGLMQKKARWDARVKQLRLLPANTIDKLIQLGNRLTPSTISPRLLSWHRRYEHHLMIKVAHEEAAAMNRLLTAFFAERNGDWFHCTQAEQGDAFLVRFGVGACTVFYCDYYGINTDRRLIAFDVALRRNDEQWMIQLPPELQAQVLEGSCCGHFFCLVNHQDYILKPGVDGAAFKQAVLAYLDKRGAKYPAEHNIGHLYHASSEHEQHFHQLDPTNSCNPGIGKTSKKKNWA, encoded by the coding sequence ATGCAACATGCCAATACCCTACAACAGCTTGCCGTCGTGGTTGGTGCCGACGGCCTGATTACCGACAGCTATCAGAAAGCGTACTACTGTAAAGGCTTCCGCGTCGGTCACGGGGACGCGCTGGCCGTGGTGCTGCCCGCGTCGCTGGCTCAGCTCTGGCAGGCGCTTAAGGTTTGCCAGCAAAACGACGTGATTATTCTGATGCAGGCCTCCAACACCGGCGTCACGGGCGGATCGACACCCCACGGGGACGATTACGATCGTCCGGTGGTGATTATCAGCACCCGCAAAATCAAAGGGGTGCAGGTGATCGATGAGGCGCAGCAGATTATTGCCTTCCCCGGCAGCACGCTGACCGAACTGGAAGAGAGCCTGAAGCCCTTCGGCAAAGAACCGCACTCGGTGATCGGTTCCTCCTGCATTGGTGCCTCCGTAGTGGGCGGCATCTGCAATAACTCCGGCGGCTCGCTGCTGCAGCGCGGCCCGGCGTTTACCGAGAAATCCCTGTTTGCCCGCATTACCGACGACGGCCAGCTGGAGCTGGTGAATCATCTGGGGATCGATCTGGGCACGGACCCGGAGGAGATGATTGCCCGACTGGAATCCGGCGATTACACCACCGGCACCGCCGCCGACTGGGAAGGGAAAATCTGGGCCGACGACTACGCTTCGGTGATTAAAGACGTGGATGCCGTGACGCCGACGCGCTTTAACGGCAATCCGCAGTATCTGCACGACAGTGCGGGCTGCGCCGGAAAGGTGATTGTCTTCGCCGTGCGCCTGGCCACCTTTGACGCCACGCCGCAGGAAGACACCTTCTATATCGGCACCAACGATGAACAGGTACTGCTGGAGCTGCGCCGCTATCTGATAGAAAGCCTTGAACAGCTGCCGATTCAGGCGGAATACATTCATCGGAATGCCTTCCGCCTGACGCTGCGCTATGCCCGCCATATGCTGCTGTCGATTAAGCGCCTGGGGCCGTCGGCGCTGCCGGGGCTGATGCAGAAAAAGGCCCGCTGGGATGCGCGAGTGAAGCAGCTCAGGCTGCTGCCGGCCAACACCATTGATAAGCTGATCCAGCTGGGTAACCGGTTGACGCCGTCGACTATTTCACCGCGCCTGCTGTCGTGGCATCGCCGCTATGAGCACCATCTGATGATCAAGGTGGCGCACGAGGAAGCCGCCGCGATGAACCGCCTGCTGACCGCCTTCTTTGCCGAACGCAACGGCGACTGGTTCCACTGTACGCAGGCGGAGCAGGGCGATGCGTTCCTGGTGCGTTTCGGCGTCGGTGCCTGTACCGTTTTTTACTGCGACTACTACGGCATCAATACCGACCGCCGACTGATCGCCTTCGACGTGGCGCTGCGGCGTAACGACGAGCAGTGGATGATCCAGCTGCCGCCGGAACTCCAGGCGCAGGTGCTGGAAGGTTCCTGCTGCGGCCACTTCTTCTGCCTGGTCAATCATCAGGACTACATCCTGAAGCCCGGCGTGGACGGCGCAGCCTTTAAACAGGCGGTGCTGGCGTACCTCGATAAGCGCGGGGCGAAGTACCCGGCGGAGCACAATATCGGCCATCTGTACCACGCCTCCAGCGAGCACGAGCAGCATTTTCATCAGCTTGACCCGACCAACAGCTGCAATCCGGGCATTGGCAAAACCAGCAAGAAAAAGAACTGGGCATAA
- a CDS encoding Hsp70 family protein, with product MTTDLVIGIDLGTSNSLLCLWRNGRSELVPNRFGDVLTPSVVGVDDAGNMLVGQPAKARLQSHPHLTAASFKRHMGSETTIKLGAQSFRAEELSAILLRQLKEDAENALGQPVSCAVITVPAYFNDVQRRAVKTAGELAGLEVKRLLNEPTAASLAFGLLNNQQQKYLTFDLGGGTFDVSIIDMFDGVVEVRSSSGDVFLGGDDFNAAILRWMQQQFPELQQAEGELYASLSQLAERLKCDLTQSSPATAELEWQDKRWQWALSEAKFAEICSELIARLQRPVSQALQDARFTLDQLDHVLLVGGATRMPLIRQTVARLFGRFPRHDLHPDQAVALGAGVQAGMVMEDSAVEDVILTDVMPYSLGVATMREQHGRQESGFFLPLIERNTFLPVSMEKTLCTAVDNQTLVEVEIYQGEGRRVKDNILLGDIKLEVPARKAGEVSIDVRFTYTLDGILEVECRTSASETISRLVIENVPGQMSAEAIQQSLQRLASLKQHPRDRPENRRVLTRCNELYRFLLGEERQQIDAALSAFEQLLETQDVRQIADFRQHLEQMLSRYDNWTQ from the coding sequence ATGACCACCGATTTAGTCATTGGTATCGATCTTGGCACCTCAAATAGTCTGCTGTGCCTGTGGCGCAACGGGCGTTCAGAACTGGTGCCGAACCGCTTTGGCGACGTTCTGACGCCCTCGGTCGTCGGCGTGGATGATGCGGGCAATATGCTGGTGGGCCAGCCTGCTAAGGCGCGCCTGCAGTCGCATCCTCACCTCACCGCCGCCAGCTTTAAGCGCCATATGGGCAGCGAAACCACGATTAAGCTCGGCGCGCAGAGCTTCCGCGCCGAGGAACTGTCGGCGATCCTGCTCCGCCAGCTGAAAGAGGATGCGGAGAACGCGCTCGGCCAGCCGGTGTCCTGCGCGGTGATCACCGTGCCGGCCTATTTCAATGACGTGCAGCGCCGGGCGGTGAAAACCGCCGGCGAGCTGGCCGGACTGGAGGTCAAAAGGCTACTAAACGAGCCGACTGCCGCCTCGCTGGCGTTTGGCCTGCTGAATAACCAGCAGCAGAAGTACCTGACCTTTGACCTCGGCGGCGGCACCTTTGACGTGTCGATTATCGATATGTTCGACGGCGTGGTGGAAGTGCGTTCCAGCAGCGGCGACGTGTTCCTCGGCGGTGATGACTTTAATGCGGCGATCCTGCGCTGGATGCAGCAGCAGTTCCCGGAGCTTCAGCAGGCGGAAGGGGAGCTTTATGCCAGCCTCAGCCAGCTGGCCGAACGCCTGAAGTGCGATCTCACCCAGTCCTCTCCCGCCACCGCCGAGCTGGAGTGGCAGGATAAGCGCTGGCAGTGGGCGCTGAGCGAGGCGAAGTTTGCCGAGATTTGCAGCGAGCTGATTGCCCGGCTGCAGCGGCCCGTCAGTCAGGCGCTGCAGGATGCCCGTTTCACCCTCGACCAGCTGGATCACGTGCTGCTGGTCGGCGGCGCTACGCGTATGCCGCTGATCCGTCAGACCGTGGCCCGCCTGTTTGGCCGCTTCCCGCGCCATGACCTGCATCCTGACCAGGCGGTGGCGCTGGGTGCAGGCGTGCAGGCCGGAATGGTGATGGAGGACAGCGCTGTTGAAGACGTGATCCTCACCGACGTGATGCCGTACTCGCTGGGGGTGGCGACAATGCGCGAGCAGCATGGCCGCCAGGAGTCGGGCTTCTTCCTGCCGCTGATTGAGCGCAACACCTTCCTGCCGGTCAGCATGGAGAAAACCCTGTGTACCGCCGTTGATAATCAGACCCTGGTGGAGGTTGAGATCTACCAGGGGGAAGGACGGCGGGTTAAGGACAATATCCTGCTCGGCGACATTAAACTTGAGGTACCGGCGCGCAAGGCGGGTGAAGTCAGCATTGACGTGCGCTTTACCTATACGCTGGACGGCATTCTGGAAGTGGAGTGCCGTACGTCGGCTTCGGAAACCATCAGCCGGCTGGTGATTGAAAACGTGCCGGGCCAGATGAGCGCGGAGGCGATCCAGCAGAGCCTGCAACGACTGGCTTCGCTGAAGCAGCATCCGCGCGATCGGCCGGAAAACCGCCGGGTGCTGACCCGCTGCAACGAGCTTTATCGCTTCTTGCTGGGCGAAGAGCGGCAGCAGATTGATGCGGCGCTGTCGGCATTTGAACAGCTGCTGGAAACCCAGGACGTGCGTCAGATTGCCGATTTCCGTCAGCATCTGGAGCAGATGCTGTCCCGCTACGATAACTGGACCCAGTAA
- a CDS encoding amino acid permease yields MSDQADAQQNLHRGLSSRHIQLIALGGAIGTGLFMGAGKTIAVSGTSILITYVVVGFFMYMTMRAMGELLLTRLDYRSFADFVADYLGPKASFYLGWSYWLSWVVTCIADVVVCGGYVQYWLPALSPWIPALSTLALLCLLNLLSVKMFGEAEFWFAIIKVIAIVALIVTGGWMIASGWTSPDGVQASLSNVTNPQVFMPHGIVGFFAGFQIAIFSYTGIELLGTMSAETRSPERVLPKAIKAIPMRIIIFYVLSMVVIIAVTSWQHIAPDTSPFVTLFDKAGLPAAAAVINFVALTSAMSSANSGVYSSTRMLYGLSVDDHAHWQFRILSRTTSIPVHSLLFTCFCMLIGTLLLFLVPDVMTLFTVVSTLAAILVIYSWAMILIAYLVYRKRRPDLHQRSTFKMPAGIAMSWLTLLFFLFSLVVMVFDADTLTALCTMPLWFILLEWVWRVKQRKAQVESEAV; encoded by the coding sequence ATGTCTGACCAAGCGGATGCGCAGCAAAATCTGCACCGGGGCCTGAGTTCCCGCCATATCCAGCTGATCGCCCTCGGCGGTGCCATCGGGACCGGGCTGTTTATGGGGGCCGGGAAAACCATTGCCGTTTCGGGAACCTCCATTCTGATCACCTACGTGGTGGTCGGATTCTTTATGTATATGACCATGCGGGCGATGGGTGAGCTGCTGCTGACCCGGCTGGACTATCGTTCGTTTGCCGACTTCGTGGCCGACTATCTGGGACCGAAAGCCAGTTTCTACCTCGGCTGGTCCTACTGGCTGAGCTGGGTGGTCACCTGCATCGCCGACGTGGTGGTCTGCGGCGGCTACGTGCAGTACTGGCTGCCGGCGCTGTCGCCGTGGATACCGGCGCTGTCGACGCTGGCGCTGCTGTGCCTGCTCAACCTGCTGTCGGTAAAAATGTTCGGCGAGGCCGAATTCTGGTTTGCGATTATCAAAGTGATCGCTATCGTGGCGCTGATCGTCACCGGCGGCTGGATGATCGCCAGCGGCTGGACCTCGCCGGATGGCGTGCAGGCGTCGCTCAGCAACGTCACCAACCCGCAGGTGTTTATGCCGCACGGCATCGTCGGCTTCTTCGCCGGGTTCCAGATAGCCATCTTCTCCTACACCGGAATTGAGCTGCTGGGCACCATGAGCGCCGAAACCCGCTCGCCGGAGCGGGTGCTGCCGAAGGCGATTAAGGCCATTCCGATGCGCATTATCATTTTTTACGTGCTGTCGATGGTGGTGATTATCGCCGTGACGTCCTGGCAGCATATTGCGCCGGATACCAGCCCGTTCGTCACTCTGTTTGATAAAGCCGGGCTTCCGGCAGCGGCGGCGGTGATTAACTTTGTCGCCCTGACCTCGGCGATGTCCTCCGCCAACAGCGGCGTTTACTCCAGCACCCGCATGCTCTACGGCCTGTCGGTGGACGATCACGCCCACTGGCAGTTCCGCATTCTGTCGCGCACCACCTCGATTCCGGTACACAGCCTGCTGTTTACCTGCTTCTGTATGCTGATCGGTACGCTGCTGCTGTTCCTGGTGCCGGACGTAATGACGCTGTTCACCGTGGTGTCCACGCTGGCGGCCATTCTGGTGATCTACAGCTGGGCGATGATCCTGATTGCCTATCTGGTGTACCGCAAACGCCGCCCGGATCTGCACCAGCGCTCGACCTTTAAGATGCCGGCGGGCATCGCCATGAGCTGGCTGACGCTGCTGTTCTTCCTGTTTTCACTGGTGGTGATGGTGTTTGATGCGGATACGCTGACGGCGCTGTGTACCATGCCGCTGTGGTTTATTCTGCTGGAGTGGGTCTGGCGGGTGAAACAGCGTAAAGCACAGGTCGAGTCGGAGGCGGTGTGA